TCGCTTATTTTTTCGCCGCGTTCCTTTGCAAGCTGCCGCATTTTAACGTTGTGATCCTTTGAACCGGTAAAATGATGAAGTGTCGTAGCAAATTCATCAAGAGTAACTAAACGAAAATCTACACCAATTTCATATTCATATTGCAGCTGAACAGAGACCTTTGTGTCTCCGTTTGCAATGATTTCAGAGATATTAGGGATTTTTATGAGCTGATCTCTGACATACTGGGGATGCTCCGTTGCGATAATAAAATCCAAATCCTTGACAGTCTCTCTCATTCGTCTGAGACTGCCTGCCCTGCTGTACTTTTGAACCTCTTCACACGATTCCAAATACGTCTCAATTTCTTCAGCAATCGGCAGAGCAAATGATAACGGCAGCCTCTCTGGACGGGTTCCAATTTCATCAATCGCAGCAAGAATTTTTTCTTCTGTTTTTTTCCCGAATCCGGCAAGATTCTGAACCTTTTCTTCAAGACAGGCTTTTTTAAGAGATTCAACGTCCGTTACCCCAAGCTCTTTATAAAGCTTTGCAATTTTTTTGCCGCCTAGTCCTGGGAGTTTCAACAATGGAATCAGCCCTTGCGGTACTTCTGACTGAAGCTGCTCCAGGGTTTCAGATTTGCCTGCTTGAATAAACTCAGTGATAACCGCAGCTGTTCCTTTTCCGATTCCTGCGATTTTTGTAAAATCTTCAATTGAAGACAAGCTCCGCTCATCTGTTTCGAGTGCATTGGCAGCTTTTCGGAAAGCAGCTATCTTAAATGGATTTTCTCCTTTAAGTTCCATGTGTACTGCTATATATTCAAGTAATTTAATCACATCTTTTTTATGTACGCTCATTATTCCATCACCTCGGGTCAAGTCGTTTTTCCATCTATTGCGGTTCATTTAAAATGATACAAATTTTTTCTGCAAAAGTACAACAGAAGAGATAAAGGTCTTTTTACCAAAAAAACTTCTCCTAATTGGAGGAGAAGTTAATTCGGTGCATATTGCAGCCATAATTCCTGAACTTTATCAGAAAAATACGGCGTGTGATGAACGATTACTTTTGCAAGTCCAGAATCCCCCATTGCTGACTGGACTTCCGGAACCGGAAGCAGCCCGCCAATAAACAGCAAGATAAAAAGAATTAAATAGATTTCAAGAAATCCTAAAATGGCGCCAGCCCATTTATTCAGCTGTTTAAGGATTGGAAGGTATGTAACAAAATCAAGCATAGATCCTACTACTTGCAGCAAGATCTTTGTGCCGATAAATAAAATGACAAACGCTACAGCTCTATAGTATGCATCTTCAAGATTTCCGCCTGTAAAAAAGGAAATAGCCGATCCGCTCTCGCCAAGCGTTGGGTATGGAACCCACAGCTCTAACTTTGGCGCCAAAACACCAAAGTATTTATATGCTACAATATAGGCGATGATAAACCCTGTAAGATGTATGAATTGAAGAATAAAGCCGCGTTTTAATCCGACTAATAGGCCCATTGCCAAGATGATAAAAAGTGCAATATCAAGCATTTACCGCGTCAATCCTTTTCTATGATTTGTTTCTCTAGTTTTTCAAATTCATCTCTTAATTTTAAATAGTCATGCACAACATTCACTGCAGTTAAGACTGCCAGCTTATTAATATCAAGATTAGGACTTTTGCTGCTGATTTCTCGCATTTTATCATCAAC
The window above is part of the Metabacillus dongyingensis genome. Proteins encoded here:
- a CDS encoding CvpA family protein, whose protein sequence is MLDIALFIILAMGLLVGLKRGFILQFIHLTGFIIAYIVAYKYFGVLAPKLELWVPYPTLGESGSAISFFTGGNLEDAYYRAVAFVILFIGTKILLQVVGSMLDFVTYLPILKQLNKWAGAILGFLEIYLILFILLFIGGLLPVPEVQSAMGDSGLAKVIVHHTPYFSDKVQELWLQYAPN
- the zapA gene encoding cell division protein ZapA → MEDFSLDNHSKKKTTVDIYGQQFSIVGTESTSHVRLVASIVDDKMREISSKSPNLDINKLAVLTAVNVVHDYLKLRDEFEKLEKQIIEKD